The proteins below come from a single Xyrauchen texanus isolate HMW12.3.18 chromosome 1, RBS_HiC_50CHRs, whole genome shotgun sequence genomic window:
- the ptpmt1 gene encoding phosphatidylglycerophosphatase and protein-tyrosine phosphatase 1 yields MSGILARVVFYPTLAYNVVMEKVSTRQWYNRVDQTVILGALPFRSMTEELVQKEKVRGVITMNEEYETKYFCNSAEEWRDVGVEQVRLSTVDITGVPSLDYIHTGVNFALRHREEGTSVYIHCKAGRSRSATIAAAYLIRLHCLTPEEACKMLVSVRPHVLIHSAQLEMLQKYYKQVFGSESS; encoded by the exons ATGTCGGGTATTCTAGCTAGAGTTGTATTTTATCCCACACTCGCTTACAATGTTGTCATGGAGAAGGTATCCACGAGGCAATGGTATAATCGTGTGGATCAGACTGTCATACTTGGTGCGCTTCCGTTCAGGTCAATGACAGAGGAG TTGGTCcaaaaagagaaagtgagaggaGTAATTACCATGAATGAAGaatatgaaacaaaatatttCTGTAATTCAGCTGAG GAATGGCGAGATGTAGGCGTGGAGCAGGTGAGACTCAGCACAGTGGACATTACAGGTGTTCCCAGCCTAGATTACATCCACACGGGTGTGAACTTTGCCTTGAGACATCGAGAGGAGGGCACCAGTGTCTATATTCACTGCAAAGCCGGCCGTTCACGCAGTGCAACTATTGCAGCTGCATACCTCATCAGG CTTCACTGTTTGACTCCTGAGGAGGCATGTAAGATGTTAGTCTCTGTCCGGCCTCATGTACTGATCCACTCCGCTCAGCTGGAGATGCTACAGAAGTACTACAAGCAAGTGTTTGGCTCAGAGTCCAGCTAG